From Corvus cornix cornix isolate S_Up_H32 chromosome 15, ASM73873v5, whole genome shotgun sequence, one genomic window encodes:
- the STX2 gene encoding syntaxin-2 isoform X3 has protein sequence MKDRLGDLAEYKGNEDGETVVIEKDHFMDDFFQQVEEIRNNIAKIAQNVEEVKKQHSIILSAPNPEGRTKEELEELNEEIKKIANKIRARLKAIEQSFDQGENANRTSVDLRIRKTQHSVLAHKFVEVMTEYNETQTLFRERSKGRIQRQLEITGKTTTDEELEEMLESGNPSIFTSDIISDSQITRQALNEIESRHKDIMKLESSIRELHEMFMDMAMFVETQRHRVK, from the exons ATGAAGGACCGGCTGGGTGACCTGGCGGAG TATAAAGGAAATGAAGATGGGGAGACAGTTGTCATTGAAAAAGACCATTTTATGGATGACTTCTTCCAACAG GTTGAGGAAATTAGAAATAATATAGCAAAAATAGCACAAAATGTGGAAGAAGTGAAGAAACAGCACAGCATTATTCTGTCAGCACCAAATCCTGAAGGAA GAACGAAGGAAGAACTTGAAGAACTaaatgaggaaataaagaaGATTGCTAATAAAATCCGGGCCAGGCTAAAGG CTATCGAACAGAGTTTTGATCAGGGTGAAAATGCTAACCGGACATCAGTGGACCTCAGGATAAGAAAAACACAG CACTCCGTGTTGGCACACAAGTTCGTGGAGGTCATGACCGAGTACAACGAGACCCAGACGCTTTTCCGGGAGCGCAGCAAAGGCCGGATACAGAGACAGTTAGAGATAA CTGGAAAGACCACCACTGATGAGGAACTGGAAGAAATGTTAGAGAGTGGTAATCCTTCCATTTTCACTTCTGAT ATTATATCAGACTCTCAAATTACCAGGCAAGCCCTGAACGAAATCGAGTCACGTCACAAGGATATTATGAAACTGGAGTCCAGCATTCGGGAGCTTCATGAGATGTTCATGGACATGGCAATGTTTGTTGAGACTCAG